In Thunnus thynnus chromosome 17, fThuThy2.1, whole genome shotgun sequence, the genomic window acctatagttacgtttgagtgacaggggaagtgacacatttcagatgacgtcaatataatgtctctttcttttcttttataagGTGATTTTGGCTTTTGGGGAGGAGGTGGGATGGGTGGatgttgggtggatggctagatagttaggcaaaaagttgtaaaagcagcaggagagtACTGCTCGAGACCACTAACCGGACATTTTTACCGTCACATTGGGACATTTTAACTGGACACTTTTACCGCCATGTCAGGACATTTTTCCGCATTTTATTGTGCCTAAAACTAAccaacagcattaaatgacatGCGAAAAGCTTAAAATGCGTAGACATGATGCAAAATTTCCTTAAAATGGCATGCTATTTATGTCATCCCATGATATCACTTTGCCCAAACAGTGATTGTCCAAACATAGCTAGGCAACTATAATATTTCTCCACATGTGAGAGAAATATTACAGTTGCCTAGCTAACCCTCACCAAAACCAAATATACAAAAGAAAAGGTGTAAGGAAtggattaaacagtgtgtttattcTAATGTAAACTGCAAGTGTTAGCATGCCTGGCTGACTAGCTTACTACCCACAGTATTAACCTAACCCAGCATTACTTCCAAGGCCAGTGACATTTCAAGCTACATCATTTTGTGTGGGGTTACAGATTACTTTTAACAAAACCCTCATTCAGACCAGTGTATTAATCATGAAGTATTTCTACAGTGTGTGGAAGCTGGTCCTAGATAGTCCTTATCCTAAAGCATTTAATAGTTGTAATAGTGGGTCTACAATAACATGCTATATCTTTATGTCCATGTCTTTTACATGGGTCAACTGTGTCCAATAATTTGTGTAACTTTATGAAACCGAAAGTCTTCATCACCTCATGCAGTGATTGGCCATGTGTGTTGAAGTTGTAAGGTAATCAGGATTtaaacttctctctcttttcattcgTTACACTggtatttctgtcactttttgtgaatgccttccaggagagatTATCTTGTGTTATTTCAGCCGACCAAGTTGAAAGCCAAATTTTCAGTGGTCAGCCTCCATTATCATTATAAAGTGCATATGCTGTCCAAGAACATTAAGCTTGACAGGggtagcaacagtaactaaggggcTTAACGAGCATTTATTCAATACTTATTTGATTAACATTCTCTCAAAGCCACATTGCCAGTGTTTCCCATTAGCTAACACATTAAGACAGAGATGAATAGTTTTCCCTGTTAGTATGCCTAAATGGCATACCGTGCACCATCAAGTTTGTTTTCCCTTTATATAATCGAAATGTTTATGAGTCTACCTCAATCAATCCTGTATGTATATCGGTTACCGACTAACCAAGTCATCCACTGATACTGTATAATGTAGAACATTTAGAGTTTTACTGTTCACATAAGTTATATCATTAAGATGAAAATCCACTGCTGATCTACACTTTTTCCAGATGGAAAAAGGAGAATTATTCCGGAGAAATATTCCCGAGGTTTGCTTTTCTAAACGTTTGCAAAGTGTCAATTTCACTCCACACTCCgttataaactgtatatttgagGACTGTGAACAGCACCTATACAGACAGTCCCATCAAAGTTATCcaacattttccaaaatattCATACAAAACTATGCTATTGTCATGCACATTATTATTAGGATCATCTGCAAATTGAAACATGAcagtttttgtttgcatttgatAAAGCTCAATAACCATCCCAGGGAAGCAAAAAGCAAGGAGTTTTTCCAATGAGAAATATGATGAGTTTCATTGTTGCTTGTATGTCAGAGATCGGTTCTGCTTTtcctccagctgcagcagagcagtCTTCAGTGGTGTCCTCATGTCAGTAGTTTGACAGTCATTGGTCTCTTCATACATCACGTGATGCTTGCATCCAAAAAGAACAAAACGTTGATGTTCTGGTAAGCAATAGTCAAAGGTTAAATCTCAGATTCTCTGCGGGAGGACGTTTGATCATGTCTAGGTGTGGTATGCACTGATGAACACATCCTgccttcctctttctccatgtctccctcctcctcctcatccctgcTGATGAAGGCCAGCTCGTTCTCATAGCAGAAGGAGTTGGCACCAGACGTTGGGAACTTTCTCTCCTCTATGTCCTTGGCACTGCATCTTGGGGTGGATGGTACTTCGAATGTTTTGTGAAAGTAGGCGTAATCTATCCTGTACTGGTTCTTCTCCTCGAAGATGAGGGGCTCAAAGCGATGACCCCAAAGGATCTCTGAGGGCAGGTAAGAGCTGCGTGCCTGCGTCGTCATGGCTGTGGCCTCAACCAAACCTTCAAGTATGATTACTATCTCAAAGTCCGATGTTTCCAGATCTTGCTTGCTGATGCCAAATAGTGGACTTTCCTCATCAATCTCGTGAATGACAGTGAGGGGTGCAACCAGAAACAAGCGGTCTGTGCCTTTGTCATAGCCTACATTCATGTCAATCTGATCCAGAGGGATATACTCGCCTTCCTCTGTGTAACGAGGCTTCACCAGCTGGGCTCTGACGTGAGCCTCCACTATGTGGCTTTTCCTTAGATTTGCAACCCTAAACATGAAGCACAACTTCCCATCACGCATGGCGATGACGGCATTGTGGCTGAACAGTAGAGTCTCTGCACGCTTTTTGGGCCTTGCCATCTTGGCCATGATGGCACCAATCATGAAGGCATCGATGATGCAGCCCATGATGGACTGAAAGACCACCATGAAGACAGCAGCAGGGCATTCCTCGGTCACACAGCGAGATCCATATCCGATGGTTGTTTGGGTCTCAATGGAGAACAGGAAAGCTGCCACAAAGGTGTTGACCTGCATGACACAGGGAACAAAACTGTCGTCCCCTCCAGGATGGTCCATGTCACCATGTAGGTGGCCGATGAGCCAGAATCCCAAGCCGAACGTTAGCCAGGACACCACAAacaccaggctaaacaacaGGAACATGTATCGCCAGCGAATGTCCACACAAGTtgtgaaaatatcagaaatgtacCGCTGTGACTTCTCATCCATGTTTGAGAAATGGATGTTGCATTGTCCAGCCTTGCTGACAAACCGAGTGTGGTATTTGCGTCTCGTGTGGATCTTGCCATTGCCGAAGCTGCCCACAGCAGGCATGTTACTTAGTCTCAGGCCTTCTTCTTCACAGGAAATGAAGCTGTGGTGGTGGGCCCTTCCCACACTCATGCCTCAGTGGGGACAGCCACGTAGCTTCACACTATCAGCCTTGCTCATACAAAACTGACCAGGCTCACGGGAAGTGCAGAGCCCCGTCCAACACAGACTCAGCGTCAACTGGAATTGAGAGGTGAGGCACAACTGCAGTTTCCTGTGAAGGAAGGACAgaaaatatgattattattatctgtCCACACTTAAATTTATGTAAAGATCATGGATGTCACCTGAAAAGTGGTTGTTTAAATAGAGTATAAAGATAATCACACAGAAATGTCACGCATTTAtcttatacatttatacattaacCGTGTTTAGCTGCTTCTGGCCTCAGTAGATGGTATGATCATATTGTCGTCAGCATCATGCGTTCTTCAGGCAGCCAATGAACATGATGTACACTTCTCCTTATATATCTTCAATGTGAGATTAAACCCTTTTTTCTGTACCAAATGCTCTTTATGTATTTGTTCCAGCAGGTTGGTCTTATGTAACAGCTCAGGATTCCAGTTTCCAAATGTTTTGATGCATTATATGCACATTTCTaatattaattatgtaattgAAATGATCTAGACTTACTATCTTCTCTAAAGGTTTTATGATGTAAAAGCAAATGTTCACTTAAATATTTTGGCCTGTTGATTTAGTAACAacttttttgaccatttttctTCTCAGTTAAAGTGTCATTGATGAATGTAATTCACTATAATATGTGTTTGAAGCTTTCTAGGTATCTTGATAAATTTATGCTGCACAATTTAtgacaaacatgaaaatgataatgTGGTGATGATGTGGTGTTTCAAACTGCCCTCTGTTGAAAATTTGGTGTATGGGTAAGATATTTAATTTTGCTTTAGAAGATACTAGTTAATCttatacatttaattttcaatATATACTTTCATAGCATacatttgattttctgtcttacctctctttctccccctctctcttggAAATACTCTGGTATATACAATACATGTTTCTCTGATCAACAAGGTACAGAAATAGCCAGCTAATCCAATGCCCTGCCATTTTATATGACGtatcttctgtttcttccagCTGGCACAGCTATTAGAGTCACTGGAGTACTGTGATGAGGCTGTGTGATTCCCCTGTGAGATTGTGCCGGAAAATAATATGGGCTGAAAAAGATGGGGCAGAACATTGGGTATCATAGAAGAGGCAGCCTCAGATACAAATAGTTTGATGGTAGGAATCAATGGAATCACTTCAGACACGCAAATGGAGGGAGTATTTCTAAAAAGGATGAATTTTATCCTGATTTGTCCCGACTACATCATTCAGCACATCCAACTTGTGCATTgatgatcaaataaaaaaaaatgtctttaatataATTTCTAGTGTGTGtggcaaaatgttttcactctataaacatgatttatttatctactgtattttaaattactAATTAAGTTTTTTGAGATTTTATTGATAATGCAAGTGGTGGtactacagtatacagtacGCCTCTGGCAAGGACCTTAAAAATGCTAACAGGGAGAGATTTATAACGCTTTGCTAAGTTATTTGTGAACTTTGTGAATGATGGGTCCCATAAAATGTATGAACACTGATCTGCTATTTTGGGATAATCCAGCAgtttcacacagaaacacatcacacaGAGGAAGACGATTGTGATCCTCAGGACATTTTGGTTCATAGGCTTCTGCTTGaaatacatttgatttaaacaGTTCATTAATGATAATTCAGCTTTGTAATAAACATCACTAGTCTACAGCCCAGCttgcggctctgtgaggctgcacacAGATGTGCTTTGTGGTAAATGTT contains:
- the kcnj12b gene encoding ATP-sensitive inward rectifier potassium channel 12, producing MSVGRAHHHSFISCEEEGLRLSNMPAVGSFGNGKIHTRRKYHTRFVSKAGQCNIHFSNMDEKSQRYISDIFTTCVDIRWRYMFLLFSLVFVVSWLTFGLGFWLIGHLHGDMDHPGGDDSFVPCVMQVNTFVAAFLFSIETQTTIGYGSRCVTEECPAAVFMVVFQSIMGCIIDAFMIGAIMAKMARPKKRAETLLFSHNAVIAMRDGKLCFMFRVANLRKSHIVEAHVRAQLVKPRYTEEGEYIPLDQIDMNVGYDKGTDRLFLVAPLTVIHEIDEESPLFGISKQDLETSDFEIVIILEGLVEATAMTTQARSSYLPSEILWGHRFEPLIFEEKNQYRIDYAYFHKTFEVPSTPRCSAKDIEERKFPTSGANSFCYENELAFISRDEEEEGDMEKEEGRMCSSVHTTPRHDQTSSRRESEI